The proteins below are encoded in one region of Cytophagales bacterium:
- a CDS encoding cell division protein ZapB yields the protein MKRYWMIGLLIMIMSSVQGQDIVYGNYSGAFSHRASTPDGYIDFGPRDANWAHIFTDRSKFLFNQPVYSSLGVFSSLGNNNLQLQTDGSTKMTILESNGYVGLGTSTPSQRLEVRGHALISHNLLLEGTDLRLGLNNARDAGSKTLQRAMVHNTSDRLFLNYDGDFEGGIVVQGPKTIIDGAVGVGTSTPQGKMEIRGTTTLGQKYTPENAFLNISSGSIGLLIDSNEIYGNDALFLGSSYSKDIVFRNVDGNGFQDLVWIKPSGNFGVGTSNPQAKVEIDYNLGASPSSSTGLIVRNRAQGNGGQAEIKLIPAVAENHWSISANDESNLFRLYSGSIARFTIDGTSGNVGIGTADPTQKLSVNGTIRSKEIICEVAPWPDYVFEEGYDLKSLSEIETFIKEEGHLPNIPSAEEVQTEGVALAEMNALLLEKIEELTLHVIQLNADKQDLNKELKQMQDNYSDLSTRIQALEE from the coding sequence ATGAAAAGATACTGGATGATTGGCCTGCTCATCATGATCATGAGTAGTGTCCAAGGACAAGACATTGTATATGGTAATTACAGCGGTGCTTTTAGCCATAGAGCTAGCACCCCTGATGGATATATTGATTTTGGCCCCAGAGATGCTAACTGGGCCCATATTTTCACAGATCGATCAAAGTTTTTATTTAATCAGCCGGTTTATTCAAGCTTAGGTGTATTCAGTTCATTAGGCAACAATAACCTGCAGTTACAAACGGACGGATCTACTAAGATGACTATTCTAGAGAGTAATGGTTATGTAGGACTTGGAACCTCGACACCCTCTCAAAGACTTGAAGTCAGAGGTCATGCCTTGATCAGCCACAACTTATTGCTGGAAGGTACTGATCTAAGATTAGGGTTGAATAATGCCCGAGACGCAGGATCAAAGACACTTCAAAGGGCCATGGTGCACAACACCTCAGACCGACTATTTCTAAACTACGATGGCGATTTCGAAGGAGGTATTGTAGTCCAGGGACCAAAAACCATTATTGATGGCGCAGTAGGCGTAGGGACTTCCACCCCTCAAGGTAAAATGGAAATCAGGGGAACCACGACTCTCGGGCAGAAATACACACCGGAAAATGCCTTCTTAAATATTTCAAGTGGTTCGATCGGATTGCTCATTGACAGCAATGAGATTTATGGGAACGATGCTTTGTTTCTGGGTTCATCCTATTCGAAAGATATTGTTTTCCGAAATGTCGATGGTAATGGATTCCAAGACCTTGTTTGGATCAAACCTAGTGGAAACTTTGGGGTGGGTACATCCAATCCTCAGGCCAAAGTAGAGATTGATTACAACCTAGGGGCGTCTCCTTCAAGCTCGACTGGATTGATTGTAAGAAATCGCGCCCAGGGTAATGGAGGGCAAGCGGAAATTAAATTGATTCCTGCAGTAGCTGAAAACCACTGGAGTATTTCCGCAAACGATGAAAGCAACTTGTTTCGCCTTTACTCAGGATCAATCGCCAGGTTTACAATTGATGGAACTTCCGGAAATGTCGGAATAGGCACTGCTGACCCAACCCAAAAGCTCTCGGTTAATGGCACCATCCGCTCTAAAGAGATCATCTGCGAAGTAGCTCCGTGGCCGGATTATGTGTTCGAAGAAGGATATGACCTGAAGTCGCTTTCTGAGATCGAAACATTTATCAAAGAAGAAGGTCATCTCCCAAATATTCCTTCTGCAGAAGAAGTACAAACGGAGGGAGTAGCACTGGCTGAAATGAATGCTTTGTTGCTCGAAAAGATCGAGGAATTGACTTTGCATGTCATTCAGCTCAATGCTGATAAACAAGACTTGAACAAAGAGCTGAAACAGATGCAAGACAACTACTCAGACCTTTCAACAAGGATTCAAGCACTGGAAGAATGA
- a CDS encoding peptidoglycan DD-metalloendopeptidase family protein, translating into MPYLPRLAAFAFLIFLLNACHQDTIPNEVPITAVDTTAVVTDPTLLYGFPVDSFQVTEKKVKWNESISDILSDYNIHHRQIFELANKAEGVYDVRRFKAGYKYTIISEGDSLNTARQMIFEPDNRSYVVFNLADSIYVDKVDFEVKTVEREIAGEVTSSVYQTIVDAGSSPILVNKLVDVFAWQVDFFRIPKGDKFKVIYEEERIGDKIVGIGKVKGAYFKHFDKEYYAIYYDQKGQSDYFDEEGNSLRKTFLRAPLNFTRISSRYSPRRFHPVQKRYKAHLGTDYAAPVGTPIRTVGDGVVLEARYGKYNGNFVKIKHNSNYTTQYLHMSKIARGIKPGQRVKQGQTIGFVGSTGLARGPHLCFRFWKNGRQVDALKVDLPPTEPIITKHLANFLHAKNVMLHRLDLLEWTTKKELVAGIAESVNTNE; encoded by the coding sequence ATGCCATACCTGCCAAGATTAGCAGCATTCGCTTTCCTGATTTTTTTACTGAATGCCTGCCATCAGGACACGATCCCAAATGAGGTACCGATCACAGCCGTTGATACAACGGCTGTAGTGACGGACCCTACGCTACTTTATGGATTTCCTGTCGATTCCTTTCAGGTCACTGAGAAAAAAGTGAAGTGGAACGAAAGTATTTCGGACATCCTTTCGGACTACAACATTCATCACCGACAGATCTTTGAATTGGCCAATAAAGCCGAAGGAGTATATGATGTCCGTAGGTTCAAAGCCGGATACAAGTACACCATTATCTCAGAAGGGGATTCTCTTAATACTGCGCGACAAATGATCTTCGAACCCGACAATCGATCTTACGTCGTGTTCAACCTGGCTGATTCTATCTATGTAGACAAGGTTGATTTTGAAGTGAAAACAGTGGAGCGAGAAATTGCCGGAGAGGTCACCTCATCAGTGTATCAAACCATCGTAGATGCAGGCAGCTCTCCTATTCTGGTCAACAAGTTGGTCGATGTATTTGCCTGGCAGGTAGATTTCTTCCGAATCCCAAAAGGTGACAAATTCAAAGTGATCTACGAAGAAGAACGCATCGGAGATAAAATTGTCGGCATCGGTAAAGTAAAAGGTGCTTACTTCAAGCACTTTGATAAGGAGTATTATGCCATTTACTACGATCAAAAAGGCCAGAGTGATTATTTCGATGAGGAAGGTAACAGTCTCAGGAAAACTTTTTTAAGAGCGCCATTGAATTTCACTCGGATCAGTTCTCGCTATTCGCCCAGAAGATTCCATCCGGTTCAAAAGAGATACAAAGCCCATTTGGGAACTGATTATGCAGCCCCTGTAGGAACACCGATCCGCACGGTTGGAGATGGTGTTGTATTAGAAGCCAGATATGGCAAATACAATGGTAACTTTGTGAAAATCAAACACAACAGCAATTACACGACACAATACCTCCACATGTCTAAAATTGCCCGCGGCATCAAACCGGGGCAACGTGTCAAACAAGGCCAAACCATTGGATTCGTAGGTAGTACCGGATTAGCCAGAGGACCCCATCTCTGCTTTAGGTTCTGGAAAAATGGACGCCAGGTGGACGCACTAAAAGTCGACCTACCCCCCACGGAGCCTATCATCACCAAACATTTAGCGAACTTTTTGCATGCGAAAAACGTCATGCTGCACCGACTAGATCTCCTTGAATGGACCACAAAAAAAGAGCTCGTAGCGGGCATTGCTGAGTCCGTTAATACTAATGAATAA
- a CDS encoding RNA polymerase sigma factor, whose translation MIEAFKTGDKQVIQELYDQLFPALKQWLKQNSGSEEDAEDVFQEAMVAVYRKIQDPEFHLNHELTTYIFAIAKKLWLQKLRRQGVHAKYEQFLSTQPEVEDLEEVIEEQETLELYRYYFNKLDEACKKLLTFVFRGKTMAEIKEYFGFNNEAHARKKKFRCKNELINMISKDRRYLELKKQ comes from the coding sequence TTGATAGAAGCATTCAAAACAGGGGATAAACAGGTTATCCAGGAATTATACGATCAACTGTTTCCTGCTTTGAAACAATGGTTGAAGCAAAATTCAGGATCTGAGGAAGATGCTGAGGATGTATTTCAGGAAGCCATGGTTGCGGTGTACCGGAAAATTCAGGATCCCGAGTTCCATCTGAATCACGAATTAACCACCTATATTTTTGCGATTGCAAAAAAACTTTGGTTGCAGAAACTTAGAAGACAAGGAGTTCATGCGAAATATGAGCAGTTCCTCTCGACTCAACCTGAGGTGGAGGATTTGGAAGAAGTGATCGAAGAACAAGAAACTTTGGAACTTTATCGGTACTACTTCAACAAACTGGATGAAGCCTGTAAAAAACTCTTAACTTTCGTTTTTCGAGGGAAAACTATGGCGGAAATAAAGGAGTACTTCGGGTTCAATAATGAAGCACATGCTCGAAAGAAAAAATTTCGATGCAAAAACGAACTGATAAACATGATCAGTAAGGACAGACGATACCTGGAACTGAAAAAACAGTGA
- a CDS encoding cytochrome c biogenesis protein CcdA codes for MQRIFSFLILSLTLVSMAIAQVLIPAKWQDQIAPSSPSAGEEAELIFKAKIDQNWYLYSSDFDPDLGPMVTEFQFEANDTYELVGGIVPQNPSKKYDSLWEGEYTYFKKEGSFKQKVKILKDDFVIKGLRIYQVCSDIDGKCIPFEDEFEFKGTSAKAEGSEGSSGSFLTQRDTTDPYSLLSFMMIAFLAGLTALLTPCVFPMIPMTVTFFTGRGDNKKKGGIQKSLLYGFFIIAIYTLIGAVLAPFMGPETANDLATGWLPNVIFFIVFVVFALSFFGLFEITLPHGLVNKVDAMGDKGGTAGIFFMALTLVLVSFSCTGPLVGSILVESAGGLVLKPILGMVAFSAAFAIPFTLFALFPGWLNSLPNSGGWLNSVKVVLGFLELALAFKFLSIADQAYHWRILDREVYLAIWIVIFALLGFYFLGKLRLKGDDKMETVSVPRLMMAIVTFSFVAYLIPGMVGAPLNAMAGYLPPMTTHDYDIVAEVRNVIREEGGISSDERTAICDDPKFGDFLHLPHGLEGYFDYEQALACARSQGKPLFIDFTGHGCVNCREMEQRVWSDPAVLKRLRENFIMAALYVDDRKELPESEWYTSEFDNKVKKSIGKQNMDFQITRFNNNAQPFYVILDGNGELLAGPKAYDLNVSNFVAFLDEGNNAPKKPGALFSGFTK; via the coding sequence ATGCAAAGGATTTTCTCTTTCTTGATTTTAAGTTTGACATTGGTCTCGATGGCCATTGCTCAAGTACTGATCCCAGCCAAGTGGCAAGACCAGATCGCTCCTTCTAGCCCCAGTGCGGGTGAGGAAGCTGAGCTCATTTTCAAAGCGAAAATTGACCAGAACTGGTACCTGTATTCTTCGGATTTCGATCCTGACCTGGGGCCCATGGTCACCGAATTCCAATTTGAGGCCAACGACACGTACGAATTGGTAGGTGGGATTGTGCCTCAAAACCCGAGCAAGAAATATGACAGCTTGTGGGAGGGTGAATACACGTATTTTAAGAAGGAAGGAAGCTTCAAACAAAAGGTCAAAATCCTGAAAGATGATTTCGTGATCAAAGGCCTACGTATTTATCAGGTTTGTTCTGACATAGATGGCAAGTGCATTCCTTTTGAGGATGAATTTGAATTTAAAGGAACCAGTGCCAAGGCAGAAGGTTCGGAAGGAAGTTCCGGTAGTTTTTTGACACAACGAGATACGACCGATCCTTATTCTCTGCTTTCTTTCATGATGATCGCGTTTCTTGCAGGATTGACAGCCTTATTGACACCCTGCGTGTTCCCGATGATTCCCATGACGGTGACTTTTTTCACTGGCAGAGGCGATAACAAGAAAAAAGGTGGGATTCAAAAAAGCCTGCTCTATGGTTTTTTCATCATTGCGATCTACACCCTGATAGGTGCTGTTCTTGCCCCATTTATGGGACCGGAAACGGCCAATGATCTGGCCACTGGATGGCTACCTAACGTGATTTTCTTTATTGTATTTGTGGTATTTGCACTCTCCTTTTTCGGATTGTTCGAAATCACTTTACCTCACGGGTTGGTCAATAAAGTAGATGCCATGGGAGACAAAGGAGGAACGGCCGGTATATTCTTTATGGCCTTGACTCTAGTACTCGTTTCCTTTTCCTGTACGGGCCCATTGGTCGGCAGTATACTGGTTGAATCCGCAGGAGGATTGGTGTTAAAACCGATCCTGGGCATGGTTGCCTTTTCAGCGGCATTTGCCATTCCATTTACGCTTTTTGCGCTGTTCCCCGGATGGCTCAATTCATTACCTAATTCCGGTGGATGGTTGAATTCTGTAAAAGTGGTCCTTGGATTTTTAGAATTAGCACTTGCCTTCAAATTTCTAAGCATCGCTGATCAGGCTTATCACTGGCGTATCCTTGACCGGGAAGTGTACCTGGCAATTTGGATCGTGATCTTTGCCTTATTAGGTTTTTATTTTCTAGGTAAGCTTCGCCTCAAAGGCGATGATAAAATGGAGACCGTTTCCGTCCCACGACTCATGATGGCCATTGTGACTTTTTCCTTTGTGGCCTATCTGATTCCGGGCATGGTGGGTGCACCTCTGAATGCCATGGCGGGTTACTTACCACCGATGACTACTCACGATTATGATATCGTGGCAGAAGTCAGAAATGTGATCAGAGAAGAAGGCGGCATCAGCAGTGATGAAAGAACGGCTATTTGCGATGACCCGAAGTTTGGTGACTTTCTGCACCTCCCACATGGTCTTGAAGGTTATTTCGATTATGAGCAAGCTTTGGCATGTGCCAGGTCTCAAGGGAAACCCTTGTTCATTGACTTCACGGGGCATGGTTGTGTCAATTGCCGGGAAATGGAGCAGCGTGTCTGGTCGGATCCGGCTGTCTTAAAACGTTTAAGGGAGAATTTTATCATGGCAGCGCTCTATGTGGATGATAGAAAGGAACTCCCAGAGTCAGAATGGTATACTTCTGAATTTGACAACAAAGTCAAAAAGAGCATTGGTAAGCAAAACATGGACTTCCAGATCACGCGTTTCAACAACAATGCACAACCTTTTTATGTAATCCTTGACGGAAATGGCGAATTATTGGCCGGACCCAAAGCTTACGACCTTAATGTGAGTAATTTTGTGGCGTTTCTGGACGAAGGGAACAATGCACCGAAAAAACCGGGTGCCTTATTCTCAGGATTTACCAAATAG
- a CDS encoding TrmH family RNA methyltransferase, translating into MNFVHRTIINILLEIYFILVKPAVPENVGFVCRSLKNMGQSHLRIVGSDAHTLQGARNTAYEAHDLLNKIETHDTLDAAVMDMDLVIGTTGKPRKLRYEVVLSDQLPNFLKEKSGILLKVALVFGSESNGLSKEEENRCDVLSTIPMKTTYPSINLSHSVMIYAYELLKHTDQANKVVEVDSNKGEVSRAVKEQSSELLSHLKMQEQQPGLFRRIMDKIALMNEPDTRLVLSLLRYLRKVKKSDK; encoded by the coding sequence ATGAACTTTGTCCATAGAACGATCATCAATATACTATTGGAAATCTATTTCATCCTGGTCAAACCAGCAGTACCTGAAAATGTAGGATTCGTCTGTCGCTCCCTGAAAAACATGGGCCAGTCTCATTTGCGTATCGTAGGATCAGATGCCCATACCCTACAAGGAGCACGTAATACTGCCTATGAAGCGCATGATCTGCTAAATAAGATCGAAACACACGACACGCTTGATGCTGCCGTGATGGACATGGATCTGGTGATTGGTACCACCGGCAAGCCCAGAAAACTGCGCTATGAGGTGGTTCTGAGTGATCAGCTTCCAAATTTCCTAAAAGAAAAGTCGGGGATCTTGTTGAAAGTAGCACTGGTATTCGGGTCGGAAAGCAATGGTTTGAGCAAGGAAGAGGAAAATCGCTGCGATGTGCTTTCTACTATTCCCATGAAGACGACCTATCCATCCATCAATCTTTCACATAGTGTGATGATCTATGCCTACGAATTGTTGAAGCATACAGATCAAGCTAATAAGGTTGTCGAAGTGGATAGCAACAAGGGAGAAGTATCACGGGCCGTCAAGGAGCAATCCAGTGAATTACTTAGCCATTTGAAAATGCAGGAACAACAACCTGGCTTATTCCGAAGGATCATGGATAAGATCGCGCTGATGAACGAGCCGGACACCAGGTTGGTGCTTTCGCTGCTGCGGTACCTGAGGAAAGTGAAGAAAAGCGACAAATAG
- a CDS encoding class I SAM-dependent methyltransferase, protein MKAAKDLFSKQSSAYKKYRPTYPDELYDLILEHTPGRSASWDVGCGNGQVAAYLANHFDEVQATDVSENQISLAVRKPNIQYSVGRAEKTNFKDQSIDLITVGQAIHWFDHEAFNEEVKRVLKPGGTLAFWCYELSQTSPEIDTVIWEFYTDKIGSYWAPERRHIDEHYSTIPFPFEEVRLPDTSLTMKVQWSLDAMEGYLNSWSSVQKYIQEHHVNPVGPVTEQLAPLWKGTMDVVFPLQLKIGKV, encoded by the coding sequence ATGAAAGCAGCCAAGGACCTGTTCAGCAAGCAATCTTCCGCCTATAAGAAATACCGCCCCACCTATCCAGACGAACTCTACGATTTGATTCTGGAACATACTCCCGGCAGATCAGCCAGTTGGGATGTCGGTTGCGGTAATGGGCAGGTTGCAGCATATTTGGCCAACCATTTCGATGAAGTTCAAGCCACAGACGTAAGTGAAAACCAGATTTCGCTTGCCGTTCGAAAGCCTAATATTCAATATTCCGTAGGTAGAGCTGAAAAAACGAATTTCAAGGATCAATCTATTGACCTGATCACAGTCGGGCAAGCGATCCATTGGTTTGATCATGAAGCATTCAATGAGGAAGTCAAACGGGTATTAAAACCAGGAGGCACATTGGCATTTTGGTGCTATGAATTGTCTCAAACATCTCCGGAAATCGATACAGTGATTTGGGAATTTTATACGGATAAAATTGGCTCCTACTGGGCTCCCGAAAGACGGCACATCGATGAGCATTACTCCACCATTCCGTTTCCTTTTGAAGAGGTTAGGTTACCCGACACTTCATTGACCATGAAAGTCCAGTGGTCTCTGGATGCCATGGAAGGGTATCTCAACTCCTGGTCCTCTGTACAGAAATACATACAGGAACATCATGTTAACCCTGTTGGTCCTGTGACTGAGCAACTTGCTCCTTTATGGAAGGGAACGATGGACGTTGTATTCCCACTTCAGTTAAAAATCGGCAAAGTTTAA
- a CDS encoding dipeptidase: protein MHATEYLKTHQSRQLEELFELLRIPSVSTDSKFADDVNKAADFVKDRLLDAGVENVQLFSDGRYPIVYGEKTIDPSLPTVLVYGHYDVQPADPYELWDTPPFEPTIKDDKIYARGACDDKGQMYMHVKAIEALIQTDSLPCNVKFLIEGEEESGSGYLNDFVKEQEELLKADVILISDTSMISNDTPSLTTGIRGMSYIEIEVTGPNRDLHSGTYGGAVANPINELAKLIADMKDEYGRITIPGFYDDVVELTDEERADLGDRPFDLEAYKAALDIGEEAGETGYTTIERTGVRPTLDVNGIWGGYIGEGAKTVLPSKAYAKLSTRLVPNQNSDKITQLLEAYLTKAAPKSVSIKVTPHHGGEPVVTSTTSIAYQAASAAFEEVWGKKPIPTREGGSIPIVALFKNELGIDSILMGFGLDSDAIHSPNEHYGLFNFYKGIETITQFYGHFLELSQKS from the coding sequence ATGCACGCAACAGAATACTTAAAAACCCATCAATCGAGACAATTAGAAGAACTCTTTGAACTCTTGAGGATTCCATCCGTAAGCACCGACTCCAAATTTGCGGATGACGTGAATAAAGCCGCTGACTTTGTGAAAGACAGGTTGCTGGATGCTGGTGTGGAGAACGTACAATTATTCTCTGACGGTCGATACCCAATCGTTTACGGAGAAAAAACCATTGATCCTTCCCTGCCTACGGTTTTGGTTTATGGACATTACGACGTGCAGCCCGCCGACCCTTATGAATTGTGGGACACCCCACCATTCGAACCTACCATCAAAGACGATAAGATCTATGCACGTGGTGCCTGTGACGACAAAGGGCAGATGTACATGCATGTGAAAGCCATTGAGGCTTTAATCCAGACTGATTCGTTGCCCTGTAATGTGAAATTCCTGATTGAAGGCGAGGAAGAAAGTGGTTCAGGCTACCTGAATGATTTTGTAAAAGAACAAGAGGAGTTGCTGAAAGCGGATGTCATTTTGATCTCCGACACCAGCATGATCTCTAACGATACCCCGTCCCTGACGACCGGAATTCGTGGCATGAGCTACATCGAAATAGAAGTGACCGGCCCGAACCGGGACTTGCACTCCGGAACCTATGGCGGTGCAGTGGCTAACCCCATCAACGAGTTGGCAAAACTCATTGCTGATATGAAAGACGAGTACGGTCGCATTACCATTCCTGGTTTCTACGATGATGTAGTAGAGCTCACTGACGAAGAAAGGGCCGATCTTGGTGACCGACCTTTTGATCTGGAGGCCTATAAAGCGGCATTAGACATTGGGGAAGAAGCAGGAGAAACAGGTTACACCACCATCGAAAGAACGGGTGTACGTCCCACATTGGATGTCAATGGCATTTGGGGTGGTTACATTGGAGAAGGAGCAAAAACCGTATTGCCTTCCAAAGCCTACGCTAAACTTTCTACGAGACTGGTCCCGAACCAGAATAGCGATAAAATCACGCAATTACTCGAAGCGTACCTGACTAAGGCAGCCCCTAAATCGGTGAGTATCAAAGTAACTCCCCATCATGGAGGAGAGCCTGTGGTCACGTCTACAACTTCTATTGCTTACCAGGCGGCCAGCGCGGCATTCGAAGAAGTTTGGGGTAAAAAACCAATCCCTACCAGAGAAGGGGGCAGTATTCCGATTGTGGCCCTGTTCAAAAATGAATTGGGTATCGATAGTATTCTGATGGGTTTTGGACTGGATTCGGATGCCATCCACTCCCCTAATGAGCATTATGGGTTGTTCAATTTTTACAAGGGCATAGAGACCATCACGCAGTTTTACGGTCACTTCCTTGAACTGTCCCAAAAGTCGTAA
- a CDS encoding alkylmercury lyase family protein: MNTSELHYFLIRHIIEHGFAPELEIIATHFKVGQNDAIAALKELQEIHGVVLHPHAPKVWVIHPFSLAPTNFFLQSERQKWWSNCAWCSLGAAALINEDLTIQTTLGSEDEILKISVKDGKIEDDPVVHFPIPMKNAWDNVIYTCSTMLFFRNKQQVDEWCTQHQMPKGDVQPISKIWPFARKWYGNHLDPEWRKWSVEEAKSIFKEFELTHPVWQMEGTAERF, from the coding sequence ATGAATACTTCGGAGCTACATTACTTTCTCATTCGTCACATCATTGAACATGGTTTTGCCCCGGAACTCGAGATTATTGCTACACATTTTAAGGTGGGCCAGAATGATGCCATCGCTGCCTTGAAGGAATTACAGGAAATTCATGGCGTAGTACTCCATCCACATGCCCCTAAAGTCTGGGTGATCCACCCATTTTCATTGGCACCAACCAATTTTTTTCTTCAGTCCGAACGTCAAAAGTGGTGGAGCAATTGCGCCTGGTGTTCGTTAGGTGCCGCTGCATTAATAAATGAAGACCTGACAATCCAAACCACCTTAGGTTCAGAGGATGAAATACTGAAAATTTCCGTGAAGGATGGAAAGATCGAAGATGACCCGGTGGTGCATTTTCCTATTCCCATGAAAAATGCCTGGGACAATGTGATCTATACCTGTAGCACCATGTTGTTCTTTCGGAACAAACAACAAGTGGATGAGTGGTGTACACAACACCAAATGCCCAAAGGCGATGTACAGCCCATCAGCAAGATCTGGCCGTTTGCGCGAAAATGGTACGGTAATCACCTTGATCCTGAATGGAGAAAGTGGTCGGTCGAGGAAGCCAAGTCCATTTTTAAGGAATTTGAGTTGACACATCCGGTTTGGCAGATGGAAGGTACTGCTGAACGATTTTAA